A single Candidatus Thalassolituus haligoni DNA region contains:
- the metH gene encoding methionine synthase yields MSNVSRQRRIQQLKENLTQRIHILDGGMGTLIQSHQLEEKDYRGERFADLSQEIKGNNDLLVLTQPDIIAGIHRQYLEAGADILETNTFNSTRVSQADYQLEDLVPELNREAAALARSVCDEVEAATGIPRYVAGVLGPTSKTCSISPDVNDPGYRAITFDQLVDEYTEATEALMDGGADLILIETIFDTLNAKAAIFAVQGVFEARGEELPIMISGTITDASGRTLSGQTAEAFYNSLIHARPLTIGLNCALGAEELRPHIEELSNKAKCFISAHPNAGLPNEFGEYDQTPAEMAAIVEEFAASGFLNILGGCCGSTPAHIKAIAAAVAKHPPRVIPEIKPACRLAGLEPFNFDETSLFVNVGERANVTGSAVFKRLIVDENYDQALTVAREQVENGAQIIDINMDEGMLDSQAAMVRFLNLIAAEPDIARVPIMVDSSKWEIIEAGLKCIQGKAVVNSISLKEGKQEFVEKAKRCLRYGAAVVVMAFDEQGQADTEARKNDICEKSYRILVDEVGFDPADIIFDPNIFAVATGIEEHNNYAVDFINSCQFITKNLPHAKISGGVSNVSFSFRGNNPVREAIHSVFLYYAIKNGLSMGIVNAGQLAVYDDLPAELKELVEDVILNRRDDATDRLLAVAENYRGDGSVAEKETEEWRTLPVTERLTHALVKGINAYVEEDTEAARQMFARPIEVIEGPLMDGMNVVGDLFGSGKMFLPQVVKSARVMKQAVAYLLPYIEEEKNGKSETQGKILMATVKGDVHDIGKNIVGVVLQCNNFEVIDLGVMVPAEKILKVAKEENVDIIGLSGLITPSLDEMVHVAREMQRLDYHVPLMIGGATTSKAHTAVKIEPQFKNDITIYVADASRAVGVAQKLVTPEAKPAFIAATRDEYVHVRQRNANRKAKALLPYSQAVANAFNCDWDSYQPVTPNRLGISVFDHFDVAELVDYIDWTPFFMSWELAGKFPRILEDEVVGEAATNLFKDAQAMLQRIVDDKLFRARAVIGLWPAAKRGNDDTVIFNPDNPAEELAVLHHLRQQTDKPNDQPNYSLADFVTPEARLTDGKQDYMGAFVVTAGIEAEQLAQNYNASHDDYNSIMIKALADRLAEAFAEYLHEQVRQDIWGYAPDEQMDNEQRIKEKYQGIRPAPGYPACPDHTEKATLFKLLDAEANTGVFLTESFAMSPAASVSGWYLGHPDAKYFGLGKIGKDQVEDIAARKQMDLETMERWLAPNLNYDR; encoded by the coding sequence ATGTCCAACGTCAGTCGCCAACGTCGCATCCAGCAGTTAAAAGAGAATCTTACCCAGCGCATCCACATCCTGGATGGTGGTATGGGCACACTGATTCAGTCGCATCAGCTGGAAGAAAAAGACTATCGCGGCGAGCGCTTTGCCGACCTGAGCCAGGAGATCAAGGGTAACAACGACCTGCTGGTATTGACCCAGCCTGACATTATCGCTGGCATCCACCGCCAGTACCTGGAGGCCGGTGCTGACATCCTCGAAACCAACACTTTCAATAGCACCCGAGTTTCGCAAGCAGACTACCAGCTTGAAGATCTGGTACCGGAATTAAACCGCGAAGCTGCTGCCCTCGCCCGCAGCGTCTGTGACGAAGTGGAAGCTGCGACGGGCATTCCGCGCTATGTTGCCGGAGTACTTGGCCCGACCAGCAAGACCTGCTCAATTTCACCGGACGTCAATGATCCCGGCTACCGGGCGATCACCTTTGATCAGTTGGTTGACGAATATACCGAAGCCACCGAAGCGCTGATGGATGGTGGTGCCGACCTGATTCTGATTGAAACCATTTTCGACACCCTCAATGCCAAGGCCGCCATTTTTGCGGTACAAGGAGTCTTTGAAGCGCGCGGCGAAGAATTACCCATCATGATTTCCGGCACGATTACCGATGCGTCCGGTCGCACCCTGTCAGGCCAAACCGCCGAAGCCTTCTACAATTCGCTGATTCATGCCCGGCCGTTGACTATCGGGCTGAACTGCGCCCTGGGAGCAGAAGAGCTTCGCCCTCACATTGAAGAGCTGAGCAACAAGGCCAAGTGTTTTATTTCCGCCCACCCGAATGCCGGCCTGCCCAACGAGTTCGGCGAATACGACCAGACTCCGGCAGAAATGGCCGCCATCGTTGAAGAATTTGCCGCCAGCGGCTTCCTCAACATTCTGGGCGGCTGTTGTGGCTCCACACCGGCACACATCAAGGCGATTGCCGCAGCGGTGGCAAAACACCCGCCACGGGTTATTCCAGAGATAAAGCCGGCCTGCCGACTGGCCGGGCTGGAGCCGTTCAACTTTGACGAAACCAGCCTGTTTGTTAACGTCGGTGAGCGCGCCAACGTCACAGGCTCAGCGGTATTCAAACGCCTGATTGTCGATGAGAATTACGACCAGGCCTTGACGGTAGCTCGTGAACAGGTAGAAAACGGCGCCCAGATCATCGACATCAATATGGATGAGGGCATGCTGGATTCTCAGGCCGCCATGGTGCGCTTCCTGAATCTGATTGCCGCCGAGCCGGATATTGCTCGCGTACCGATCATGGTGGACTCCTCCAAATGGGAAATCATCGAAGCTGGCCTGAAGTGCATTCAGGGCAAGGCGGTGGTCAACTCCATCTCGCTAAAAGAAGGCAAGCAAGAGTTTGTCGAAAAAGCCAAACGCTGTCTGCGTTACGGCGCGGCGGTGGTGGTCATGGCGTTCGACGAACAAGGTCAGGCAGATACTGAAGCCCGCAAGAACGATATTTGTGAAAAATCCTACCGTATTCTGGTCGATGAAGTGGGCTTCGATCCAGCCGATATCATCTTCGACCCGAATATATTTGCCGTTGCCACCGGCATTGAAGAGCACAACAACTACGCCGTTGATTTCATCAACAGCTGTCAGTTTATTACCAAAAACCTACCCCACGCCAAGATCTCTGGCGGTGTTTCCAATGTTTCATTCTCGTTCCGGGGCAATAACCCGGTGCGCGAAGCCATCCACTCTGTCTTCCTTTATTACGCCATAAAAAATGGCCTGAGCATGGGCATTGTTAACGCCGGTCAGCTGGCGGTTTACGACGATCTCCCGGCCGAATTAAAAGAGCTGGTTGAAGACGTCATCCTCAATCGCCGCGACGATGCCACCGACCGCCTGCTGGCGGTCGCCGAAAACTACCGTGGCGATGGCTCGGTCGCGGAGAAAGAAACCGAAGAATGGCGCACCCTGCCAGTCACAGAGCGACTGACTCATGCCTTGGTCAAAGGCATTAACGCCTACGTTGAAGAAGATACCGAGGCCGCCCGCCAAATGTTTGCACGGCCGATTGAAGTGATCGAAGGCCCGCTGATGGATGGCATGAATGTGGTTGGCGACCTGTTTGGCTCCGGCAAAATGTTCCTGCCGCAGGTGGTAAAAAGCGCCCGCGTCATGAAACAGGCAGTAGCTTACTTGCTGCCCTACATCGAAGAAGAAAAAAACGGCAAGTCTGAAACCCAAGGCAAAATCCTGATGGCTACCGTCAAGGGCGACGTGCACGACATCGGTAAAAACATCGTTGGTGTGGTACTGCAGTGCAACAACTTTGAAGTGATTGACCTGGGCGTGATGGTGCCTGCCGAAAAAATCCTCAAGGTCGCCAAAGAAGAGAACGTCGATATCATCGGCTTGTCTGGCCTGATCACGCCATCACTGGACGAAATGGTTCACGTTGCCCGTGAAATGCAGCGCCTGGACTACCATGTCCCCTTAATGATTGGCGGCGCCACAACGTCTAAAGCCCACACAGCGGTAAAAATTGAACCCCAGTTCAAAAATGACATTACCATCTACGTGGCAGATGCTTCCCGCGCTGTCGGCGTTGCCCAGAAACTGGTCACCCCGGAAGCCAAGCCTGCATTTATTGCCGCCACTCGCGACGAATACGTTCACGTACGGCAGCGTAATGCCAATCGCAAGGCCAAGGCTCTATTACCCTATTCACAAGCCGTGGCCAATGCCTTCAACTGTGATTGGGACAGCTACCAACCTGTCACCCCCAACCGGCTGGGTATCAGCGTATTCGATCATTTTGATGTTGCCGAGCTGGTCGATTACATCGACTGGACGCCCTTCTTCATGTCTTGGGAGTTGGCCGGTAAATTCCCCCGCATCCTGGAAGATGAAGTGGTTGGTGAAGCCGCCACCAATCTGTTCAAGGATGCCCAGGCCATGTTGCAACGTATCGTGGATGACAAACTGTTCCGCGCCCGCGCTGTCATCGGCCTGTGGCCTGCCGCCAAACGCGGCAATGACGACACCGTGATTTTCAACCCTGACAATCCAGCGGAGGAGTTGGCGGTGCTGCATCACCTGCGCCAGCAAACCGACAAGCCAAACGATCAGCCCAATTATTCACTGGCGGATTTTGTCACTCCGGAAGCCAGGCTGACCGATGGCAAACAGGATTACATGGGTGCATTTGTGGTCACCGCCGGCATCGAGGCCGAACAGTTGGCGCAAAATTACAATGCCAGCCATGACGACTACAACAGCATCATGATCAAGGCACTGGCCGATCGCCTGGCCGAAGCATTTGCCGAGTACCTGCACGAACAAGTCCGTCAGGACATCTGGGGCTACGCCCCGGATGAGCAAATGGATAACGAACAACGAATCAAGGAAAAATATCAGGGTATTCGCCCGGCTCCCGGCTACCCGGCTTGCCCGGATCACACCGAAAAGGCCACCCTGTTCAAATTGTTGGATGCAGAAGCCAACACCGGCGTATTCCTGACCGAAAGCTTTGCCATGAGTCCGGCAGCTTCCGTTAGTGGATGGTATTTGGGCCACCCGGACGCCAAATATTTTGGCCTGGGGAAAATCGGCAAAGACCAGGTTGAGGATATAGCGGCCCGCAAGCAGATGGATCTCGAGACCATGGAGCGCTGGCTCGCCCCTAACCTCAACTACGATCGCTGA
- the nfuA gene encoding Fe-S biogenesis protein NfuA produces the protein MTEYVKITPDAEVYLADLLSKQPAADMSVRVFITQPGTRYAETCLAYCRPEEVNDNDKLQQMELLKVYVEGMSIPYLEESIIDFAKDRMGGQLTIKAPNAKMPKVTADSPIEERINYLLYTEINPGLASHGGEVSLVEFTEDGLAILKFGGGCQGCSAVDMTLKDGVEASLIAKIPEVQGVRDVTDHTVTDQAYFK, from the coding sequence ATGACCGAATACGTAAAGATTACCCCGGATGCTGAAGTTTACCTGGCTGATTTGCTGAGCAAGCAGCCCGCAGCAGATATGTCCGTCCGTGTGTTTATCACTCAGCCCGGTACCCGTTACGCTGAAACCTGTCTGGCTTACTGTCGCCCGGAAGAAGTGAATGATAATGACAAGTTGCAGCAGATGGAGCTGCTCAAGGTTTACGTTGAGGGAATGAGTATTCCGTACCTGGAGGAGTCGATTATCGACTTCGCCAAAGATCGCATGGGCGGGCAGCTGACCATCAAAGCTCCCAATGCCAAGATGCCCAAGGTGACGGCAGACAGCCCGATTGAAGAGCGCATCAATTATTTGCTCTACACCGAAATCAATCCGGGACTGGCGTCTCATGGCGGCGAAGTCAGCCTGGTTGAATTCACTGAAGACGGTTTGGCTATTCTCAAGTTTGGCGGTGGTTGCCAGGGATGCAGTGCCGTGGATATGACCTTGAAAGACGGCGTCGAGGCCAGTCTGATTGCCAAGATTCCTGAGGTTCAGGGGGTTCGCGATGTGACGGATCATACCGTGACAGATCAGGCTTACTTCAAATAG
- a CDS encoding STAS domain-containing protein: MTSGQIQVAQYHGVEIVRLIGDVRLNLCVAFDRYIRQVLSDGMFANVLIDLSAAEGVDSTTLGQLAKISIVSRDRFDITPTVFSPDPSITRILMSMGFDHVFHILEEPFANEAEFRDWVDDTVDEEAARDQIISAHKVLMDLNDSNRDTFSELVETLECSRTQ, translated from the coding sequence ATGACGTCGGGTCAGATCCAGGTAGCCCAGTATCACGGCGTCGAGATTGTGCGCCTGATAGGGGATGTGCGACTCAATCTGTGTGTCGCCTTTGATCGATACATTCGGCAGGTGCTTTCCGATGGCATGTTTGCCAATGTGTTGATCGACTTGTCAGCGGCTGAGGGCGTCGACAGCACGACGCTGGGCCAACTGGCAAAAATATCCATCGTAAGTCGGGATCGGTTTGATATCACCCCGACGGTGTTTTCCCCGGATCCCAGTATTACGCGAATTCTTATGAGCATGGGTTTCGACCATGTTTTTCATATTCTGGAAGAGCCATTTGCCAATGAAGCCGAGTTTCGGGACTGGGTAGATGATACGGTAGATGAAGAAGCCGCTCGCGATCAGATTATTTCAGCTCACAAGGTATTGATGGATCTTAACGACAGCAATCGCGATACCTTCAGTGAGCTGGTTGAAACTCTGGAATGCAGTCGAACCCAATAA
- a CDS encoding glycerophosphodiester phosphodiesterase family protein: MITSKVIAHRGASRLAPENTLAAFRKARDAGASWIEVDVALSADGQAVIFHDEKLNRCSNGHGWLLNHTLAELQRLDAGSWFAAEFHNEQIPTLEALLLWAAEQSINLNLEIKPVIGREAETVDALVIALQAAQARHNHIASQLLLSSFNPLALTHVRAALPTIPRALLTEAIPADAVLRLQQLDCEGLHFCAELVDQAAILALNNSGFSVRAYTVNNTAAADALIAMGVNAIFSDIPDLAITSAHIISD; this comes from the coding sequence ATGATTACCAGCAAGGTGATTGCACATCGAGGAGCCAGCCGCCTGGCACCGGAAAACACCTTGGCCGCGTTTCGTAAGGCCCGCGACGCCGGTGCTTCATGGATAGAAGTGGATGTGGCCTTGAGCGCTGATGGCCAGGCCGTGATCTTTCATGATGAAAAACTGAACCGTTGCAGTAATGGTCATGGCTGGCTGCTCAATCACACACTGGCCGAACTGCAGCGATTGGATGCTGGCAGCTGGTTTGCCGCTGAATTTCATAATGAGCAGATTCCTACACTCGAAGCCTTGCTGCTCTGGGCCGCCGAACAGTCGATAAATCTGAATCTGGAAATCAAACCGGTTATTGGCCGTGAAGCGGAAACTGTCGATGCCCTGGTGATTGCACTACAGGCAGCCCAGGCACGTCACAACCATATCGCCAGCCAGCTCCTGCTTAGCTCCTTCAACCCACTCGCCCTGACCCACGTTCGGGCTGCCCTGCCCACCATCCCACGCGCACTGCTGACCGAAGCCATCCCTGCCGATGCCGTTTTGCGGCTGCAACAACTTGACTGCGAGGGATTACATTTTTGCGCCGAACTGGTGGATCAAGCTGCAATCTTGGCATTAAACAACAGCGGCTTCAGCGTGCGCGCTTACACCGTCAACAATACAGCAGCAGCAGACGCCTTGATCGCAATGGGCGTAAACGCCATCTTCAGCGACATCCCGGATTTAGCCATCACATCGGCCCACATCATCTCAGACTGA
- a CDS encoding nitrite/sulfite reductase — MYQYDEYDQQILNERVAQFKSQTERYLAGEIAEDEFLPLRLQNGIYVQRYAPMLRVAIPYGAFNAQQMRVLAKVARDYDKGYAHFSTRQNLQFNWPKLEDCPQILADLAAVQMHAVQTSGNCIRNTTTDEYAGVVAEEIVDPRPYCEIIRQWSTFHPEFAFLPRKFKIAVNAVPGEDRAATEVHDIGVHIIRNDAGELGYRVLVGGGLGRTPIIGEVVREFLPEQDLLTYLEAVIRIYNQFGRRDNKYKARIKILTKALGVQRMSELVEAEWQRIKDSATRLTAAELERVKKHFIDPAYAALENNPPELVTAKAENPAFVRWLGRNVREHKQSGYAVVTLTLKQKGTPPGDVTAEQMDQIADLADVFSFGELRSTHQQNLVLANVEQRQLFTLWQKAKTLGLATPTLGLLTDMICCPGGDFCALANAKSIPIAEDLQVRFEDLDYQHDLGEIDLNISGCMNACGHHHIGNIGVLGVDKKGQEFYQVSLGGNSGGRGPTSLGKILGPSFSREQLTDVIAKVLDVYVATRHTGESFLEAYKRIGHDTFKEAVYGKAD; from the coding sequence ATGTACCAATACGACGAGTACGATCAGCAGATCCTGAACGAGCGTGTTGCCCAATTCAAAAGTCAGACTGAACGTTATCTGGCCGGGGAAATCGCTGAAGATGAGTTCTTGCCGCTGCGCCTGCAGAATGGCATTTACGTGCAACGCTATGCACCCATGCTGCGAGTTGCCATCCCTTATGGTGCATTTAATGCCCAACAGATGCGTGTCTTGGCCAAGGTGGCCCGAGACTACGACAAGGGTTATGCCCACTTCAGCACCCGCCAGAATCTGCAGTTTAACTGGCCAAAACTGGAAGACTGCCCACAAATCCTGGCCGACTTGGCTGCAGTACAGATGCACGCAGTGCAAACCAGCGGTAACTGTATTCGTAACACCACCACCGACGAATACGCTGGGGTCGTTGCCGAAGAAATTGTCGACCCGCGCCCATACTGCGAAATCATCCGTCAATGGTCGACCTTTCACCCGGAATTTGCCTTTCTGCCACGCAAATTCAAAATTGCCGTCAACGCCGTCCCAGGCGAAGACCGTGCGGCCACTGAAGTTCACGACATTGGCGTACATATCATTCGTAACGACGCGGGCGAGCTGGGCTATCGTGTGCTGGTCGGTGGCGGCCTGGGCCGTACGCCAATCATTGGCGAAGTGGTACGGGAATTTCTGCCAGAGCAAGATTTGCTGACGTATCTGGAAGCCGTGATTCGGATTTACAACCAGTTTGGTCGTCGCGACAACAAGTACAAGGCACGCATCAAGATCCTTACCAAGGCACTGGGCGTTCAGCGCATGTCCGAATTGGTAGAAGCCGAGTGGCAGCGTATCAAGGATTCCGCCACCCGACTGACAGCCGCCGAGCTGGAGCGCGTCAAGAAACACTTTATAGACCCTGCCTATGCTGCACTGGAAAACAACCCGCCCGAACTGGTAACAGCCAAAGCAGAAAATCCTGCTTTCGTTCGCTGGCTGGGCCGTAACGTGCGCGAGCACAAGCAGTCAGGCTACGCCGTCGTAACCTTGACCCTGAAGCAGAAAGGCACCCCTCCCGGTGATGTGACGGCCGAACAGATGGATCAGATTGCCGACCTGGCTGACGTATTCAGTTTCGGTGAGCTGCGCTCTACCCACCAACAAAATCTGGTACTGGCCAATGTCGAGCAGCGTCAACTGTTCACCCTGTGGCAAAAAGCCAAGACGCTGGGACTGGCGACGCCCACCCTGGGACTGCTGACGGATATGATTTGCTGTCCGGGCGGTGATTTCTGCGCCCTGGCCAATGCCAAATCCATTCCGATCGCCGAAGACTTGCAGGTGCGCTTTGAAGACCTGGACTACCAGCATGACCTGGGTGAGATCGATCTGAACATTTCTGGCTGTATGAACGCCTGTGGCCATCACCACATTGGCAACATTGGTGTTCTCGGGGTAGATAAAAAAGGTCAGGAGTTTTACCAGGTATCACTGGGCGGCAACTCCGGTGGTCGCGGCCCGACATCGCTGGGCAAGATTCTTGGCCCATCGTTCTCACGCGAACAGCTGACCGACGTTATCGCCAAAGTGCTCGACGTGTATGTGGCGACTCGTCACACCGGAGAAAGCTTTCTGGAAGCCTACAAACGTATTGGTCATGACACATTCAAGGAGGCGGTATATGGCAAAGCTGATTAA
- a CDS encoding PilZ domain-containing protein, with protein MSWRNHYSEKRDFIRMSVNTEASLVIESHTLSLTCIDLSTTGARLICHADSGLEAGQQGVVTISSGGGTTTPLVADASVVRVSRTENESEDIAVTLTNLR; from the coding sequence ATGAGCTGGCGTAATCACTATTCCGAAAAACGCGATTTCATCCGGATGTCGGTTAACACCGAAGCCAGTCTGGTGATAGAAAGTCACACATTGTCTTTGACCTGTATTGATTTGAGCACCACGGGTGCCCGCCTGATCTGTCATGCCGACAGCGGCCTGGAAGCTGGACAGCAGGGTGTGGTGACAATATCCAGCGGCGGCGGAACGACGACCCCTCTGGTTGCTGATGCCTCCGTCGTGCGGGTCAGTCGAACAGAAAATGAGAGCGAAGATATTGCCGTCACCCTAACAAACCTGCGATAG
- a CDS encoding SpoIIE family protein phosphatase: MAANVLVIDDDPSVLESIATFLVDYDYQVVTAPSAAAAWQELDRHHIDIAICDLRMPGTSGIEWLEQLKKCRPELPVIVVSGAGVMDDVVRALRLGADDFLVKPILDLEVLHHALRRALERADLEAENIAYREHLEKTNTELKRGLDELRTDQMAGRQIQMRMLPDPLNYNGLQCDHRIFPSLMLSGDFLDYFELGEHRLVFYIADVSGHGSSSAFVTVLLKNLTYRLRRNFRRGSSDDLLHPAQVLERMNSEMLATGLDKHLTIFYGILDTRELVLEYSVGGHLPMPALLDASGCHYLEGRGMPVGLFREAEYKTMRLELPDAFRLLLFSDGVLEIIPAASLTEKEASLLDMVKGQQGDLDGLTSVLELETEQALEVPDDIAMVSIGRGEL; the protein is encoded by the coding sequence ATGGCCGCGAATGTGCTGGTCATTGATGACGACCCCTCGGTGCTCGAGAGTATCGCCACGTTTTTAGTGGACTACGATTACCAGGTGGTAACTGCACCTTCCGCTGCAGCTGCCTGGCAAGAACTCGATCGTCATCATATTGATATTGCGATTTGTGATTTGCGAATGCCTGGTACCAGCGGTATCGAGTGGCTGGAGCAGCTAAAAAAATGCCGCCCCGAGCTACCAGTGATCGTGGTATCCGGTGCCGGGGTAATGGACGATGTGGTGCGAGCCTTGCGGCTGGGGGCTGATGACTTCCTGGTGAAACCCATACTCGATCTGGAAGTGCTGCATCATGCGCTCAGGCGGGCGCTGGAGCGTGCCGATCTTGAGGCAGAAAACATTGCGTATCGTGAGCATCTGGAAAAAACCAATACGGAGTTGAAGCGCGGTCTGGATGAGCTGAGAACCGATCAAATGGCCGGTCGTCAAATTCAGATGCGGATGTTGCCCGACCCCCTGAACTACAACGGTTTGCAATGTGACCATCGGATTTTTCCTTCACTGATGTTGAGTGGTGATTTTCTCGATTATTTTGAGTTGGGAGAACATCGGCTGGTTTTCTATATCGCCGACGTGTCTGGTCATGGTTCTTCATCGGCATTTGTCACTGTCCTGCTTAAAAATCTCACTTATCGCCTGCGGCGTAACTTTCGTCGAGGCTCCAGCGATGATCTGTTGCATCCGGCCCAGGTGCTCGAGCGGATGAATTCCGAGATGCTGGCAACCGGGCTGGACAAGCATCTGACCATTTTCTACGGCATACTGGATACGCGGGAGTTGGTTCTGGAATACAGCGTCGGCGGCCATTTGCCGATGCCGGCGCTGCTGGATGCCTCAGGTTGTCATTATCTGGAAGGGCGAGGCATGCCGGTTGGTTTGTTCCGTGAAGCAGAATACAAAACCATGCGACTGGAACTTCCTGATGCCTTCCGGCTTCTACTGTTTTCGGATGGTGTGCTGGAAATTATTCCCGCTGCCAGCCTGACAGAGAAAGAAGCAAGCCTGCTGGACATGGTTAAAGGCCAGCAGGGCGATCTGGACGGACTGACGTCTGTGCTGGAGCTGGAAACAGAACAAGCGTTGGAAGTTCCTGACGATATTGCGATGGTCTCTATTGGTCGAGGTGAACTATGA
- a CDS encoding MATE family efflux transporter, with translation MPADRWLGRLLQVEPQRLSRIFGIGLPIIGAMLSQSLINLIDAAMVGRLGDAALAAVGVGGYASFMMVSIVMGLSAAVQALIARRIGAGATDKLHEPLMAGLLSAVLLAAPLSLLFIFLAPTLMPALTTNSDVAAIATPYFQWRTAALIAVAMNFVYRGYWSGISETRRYLQVLLIMHAVNISLSYVLVFGVGNWQGMGAVGSGIGTAMALVFGSAMYSWLTFTNQRQRLGQIKFPTRQTLLQLIRLAWPNSAQQALFALGISILFWIIGQIGTQEQAIGHILISLQLVLILPAVGMGIAATSLVSHALGAGNHKDAHRWGWEVVRVASFTLALLGLPLWVFPEWILRIFTNETGLVQAGIVPLQITGIFIAFEVTAMVLTQALLGAGASRQVMKINLTMQWCVFLPLAYLVGPVFGFGLIGVWALQGLQRAGLSLIYSMIWQRRQWTHLSV, from the coding sequence ATGCCTGCTGATCGCTGGCTCGGGCGACTGTTACAGGTTGAGCCACAGCGCCTGAGTCGTATATTTGGTATCGGCCTGCCCATTATCGGCGCCATGCTGTCACAAAGCCTGATCAACCTGATTGATGCCGCCATGGTCGGTCGCCTGGGTGATGCGGCGCTGGCTGCCGTCGGCGTTGGTGGTTATGCCTCGTTTATGATGGTCTCTATCGTCATGGGGCTATCTGCAGCGGTACAAGCACTGATTGCCCGCCGCATTGGTGCTGGCGCAACCGATAAACTACACGAACCGCTGATGGCCGGTTTGTTGTCAGCCGTCTTGCTGGCAGCACCACTGTCGTTGCTGTTTATCTTCCTCGCTCCCACACTGATGCCAGCACTGACCACCAATAGCGACGTCGCCGCCATCGCCACACCTTATTTTCAGTGGCGCACTGCGGCCTTGATTGCAGTAGCGATGAACTTTGTTTATCGGGGCTACTGGAGCGGCATTAGTGAAACCCGCCGTTACCTGCAGGTCCTGCTGATCATGCACGCAGTCAATATTTCGCTCAGCTACGTACTGGTTTTCGGAGTCGGCAACTGGCAAGGCATGGGTGCTGTAGGCTCCGGTATTGGCACTGCCATGGCGCTGGTATTTGGCAGCGCCATGTATTCCTGGCTGACCTTTACCAATCAGCGCCAGCGTCTGGGTCAGATCAAATTCCCCACCCGGCAAACACTGCTGCAGCTGATCAGACTGGCCTGGCCAAACTCGGCCCAACAAGCCTTGTTTGCCCTTGGTATCAGCATCTTGTTCTGGATCATCGGCCAGATCGGCACACAGGAACAGGCCATTGGCCACATACTGATCAGCCTGCAGCTGGTGCTGATTCTGCCTGCGGTTGGTATGGGCATTGCTGCGACCAGTCTGGTCAGTCATGCGCTCGGTGCTGGCAACCACAAGGACGCCCATCGTTGGGGATGGGAAGTCGTCAGAGTGGCCAGTTTTACGCTGGCCTTGCTTGGTTTGCCGTTATGGGTATTTCCGGAATGGATACTGAGAATTTTCACCAACGAGACGGGGCTGGTTCAGGCGGGGATTGTGCCATTGCAAATCACTGGTATTTTTATCGCCTTTGAAGTCACTGCGATGGTGCTGACCCAGGCATTACTGGGGGCGGGCGCCAGTCGTCAGGTGATGAAAATCAATCTGACCATGCAGTGGTGTGTATTTTTGCCACTGGCGTATCTGGTCGGGCCAGTCTTCGGCTTTGGGCTGATTGGGGTATGGGCACTGCAAGGCTTGCAGCGTGCAGGATTATCACTGATTTACAGTATGATTTGGCAGCGACGCCAATGGACCCATTTATCCGTCTAA